CCGGTGGTCGGCACTGGGGTATCAATGTCGGACAATATCCGAGCCAATACAAAGCGCGTAAAGTGCTCTTGCAGACGGCCTTAAACGAAATGGAAACACTCGACGGTAGCCTACGCAAGGTGGTCAAACGCAGTACAGGCTTCGACGCAAACTTCATGGGATTGACCGAAGAAACCGCGGACATGGCCTGTCGTCGCTTGCAAGCCAAGCAAATCACCTGCGAAACGATCCAACCTGGCGGCGCTTAACCTGTTGGTGCAATACTGGACGGTGATCGGTCCAACTTAGGATTTGGGCCTGTCATCATATTCGTCGCTCAGAATCCGCTGCGCATCGCCATCCGGGTCGTCATACTGGTTCGTCTTCACCGTCCATATGAAAAACCCAAGCCCCAGCCCGCCCA
This DNA window, taken from Roseovarius sp. S88, encodes the following:
- the ccoS gene encoding cbb3-type cytochrome oxidase assembly protein CcoS: MNILTYLIPISLILGGLGLGFFIWTVKTNQYDDPDGDAQRILSDEYDDRPKS